One Mycobacterium sp. SMC-4 DNA window includes the following coding sequences:
- a CDS encoding cytochrome P450: protein MSASAMDLKMDEAAKVLADPTAYADDARLHAALAHLRAHNPVAYVDHGPYRPFWAITKHADIMAIERANDLWLSEPRPLLATAAADDLAKAQQEMGLGLRTLIHMDDPHHRKVRAIGADWFRPKAMRDLKVRVDELAKRYVDRMRDIGPECDFVTDIAVNFPLYVILSLLGLPEEDFGRMHMLTQEMFGGDDDEYKRGTTPEEQMAVLTDFFNYFSALTASRREHPTEDLASAIANGLVDGEPMSDMDTLSYYVIVASAGHDTTKDAISGGLLALIENPDEMTRLKGDLSLMGTAVEEMIRWSTPVKEFMRTAAADTEVRGVPITKGESVYLAYVSGNRDEEVFDEPFRFDVGRDPNKHVAFGYGVHFCLGAALARMEMNSLFTELLPRLDSIELAGEPELSATTFVGGLKHLPVRYSLR, encoded by the coding sequence ATGAGCGCGTCGGCGATGGACCTGAAGATGGACGAAGCGGCGAAGGTGCTGGCCGACCCGACGGCCTACGCCGACGACGCTCGGTTGCACGCCGCGTTGGCCCACCTACGCGCCCACAACCCGGTCGCCTATGTCGACCACGGCCCGTACCGGCCGTTCTGGGCGATCACCAAGCATGCCGACATCATGGCCATCGAGCGCGCGAACGACCTGTGGTTGTCGGAGCCGCGGCCGCTGCTGGCCACCGCTGCGGCCGACGACCTGGCCAAGGCGCAGCAGGAGATGGGCCTCGGGCTGCGCACGCTGATCCACATGGACGATCCGCATCACCGCAAGGTTCGTGCCATCGGCGCCGATTGGTTCCGTCCGAAAGCCATGCGCGACCTGAAGGTGCGTGTCGACGAGCTGGCCAAGCGATACGTCGACCGGATGCGTGACATCGGCCCCGAATGTGACTTCGTCACCGACATCGCAGTGAACTTCCCGTTGTATGTGATCCTGTCGCTCCTCGGTCTGCCCGAGGAGGACTTCGGTCGGATGCACATGCTGACCCAGGAGATGTTCGGCGGCGACGACGACGAGTACAAGCGTGGCACCACCCCCGAAGAGCAGATGGCCGTGCTGACCGACTTCTTCAACTACTTCTCGGCGCTGACCGCGTCGCGGCGCGAACACCCGACCGAGGACCTGGCATCGGCCATCGCCAACGGTCTGGTCGACGGCGAGCCGATGTCGGACATGGACACGCTGTCCTACTACGTCATCGTCGCCAGCGCCGGACACGACACCACCAAGGACGCGATCTCCGGTGGGCTGCTGGCATTGATCGAGAACCCGGACGAAATGACCCGGCTGAAGGGCGATCTCAGCCTGATGGGCACCGCAGTCGAGGAGATGATCCGGTGGTCCACCCCGGTCAAGGAGTTCATGCGCACCGCCGCGGCGGACACCGAGGTGCGCGGAGTGCCGATCACCAAGGGCGAGTCGGTGTATCTGGCCTATGTGTCGGGCAACCGCGATGAAGAGGTCTTCGACGAGCCGTTCCGTTTCGACGTCGGACGCGACCCGAACAAGCACGTCGCGTTCGGCTACGGAGTGCACTTCTGCCTGGGTGCGGCGCTGGCCCGGATGGAGATGAACAGCCTGTTCACCGAGCTGTTGCCGCGGCTGGACTCGATCGAGCTGGCGGGTGAGCCCGAACTGTCGGCGACCACCTTCGTCGGTGGGCTCAAGCATCTGCCGGTGCGCTACTCGCTGCGCTGA
- a CDS encoding cytochrome P450, producing MSTPVTESTGPAGAVLADPTAYSDEARLHAALTHLRTHAPVSYVDVPDYRPFWAVTKHADILAIERDNELWINAPRPMLVTAATDDLSQANLAAGGGIRTLIHMDDPLHRDIRKVGADWFRPKAMRALKTRVDELAKIYVDKMVERGPECDFVQEVAVNFPLYVILSLLGLPESDFGRMLKLTQEMFGGDDDEFTRGKSPEELHEVITDFFRYFTALTAQRRAHPTDDLASAIANATIDGEYLNDIDCLSYYVIVASAGHDTTSAAISGGLLALIENQDQLARLQAHPELMGTAVEEMIRWTTPVKEFMRTATADTEVRGVPIAEGESVLLSYVSANRDEDIFDRPFHFDVGRDPNKHLSFGYGVHFCLGAALARMEINSFFTELLPRLDSIELAGDPEFIATIFVGGLKHLPIRYALR from the coding sequence ATGAGCACGCCCGTCACCGAGTCCACCGGTCCCGCCGGTGCCGTGCTGGCCGACCCGACGGCCTACTCCGACGAGGCACGCCTGCATGCCGCGCTGACTCACCTGCGCACGCACGCCCCGGTGTCCTATGTGGACGTCCCGGACTACCGGCCGTTCTGGGCCGTCACCAAGCACGCCGACATCTTGGCCATCGAGCGCGACAACGAGCTGTGGATCAACGCCCCGCGTCCGATGCTGGTCACCGCCGCCACCGACGATCTGTCGCAGGCCAACCTGGCCGCCGGCGGCGGGATCCGCACCCTGATCCACATGGACGACCCTCTGCACCGCGACATCCGCAAGGTCGGCGCGGACTGGTTCCGCCCCAAGGCCATGCGCGCCCTGAAGACCCGCGTCGACGAACTGGCCAAGATCTATGTCGACAAGATGGTCGAAAGGGGCCCAGAGTGCGACTTCGTCCAGGAAGTCGCGGTGAACTTTCCGCTGTATGTGATCCTGTCGTTGCTGGGGCTGCCCGAGTCCGACTTCGGCCGCATGCTCAAGCTCACCCAGGAGATGTTCGGCGGTGACGACGACGAGTTCACTCGCGGCAAGTCCCCGGAGGAACTGCACGAGGTCATCACCGACTTCTTCCGATACTTCACCGCACTGACCGCGCAACGCCGCGCCCACCCCACTGATGACCTGGCCTCGGCGATCGCCAACGCCACCATCGACGGCGAGTACCTCAACGACATCGACTGCCTGTCGTACTACGTGATCGTGGCCAGTGCCGGCCACGACACCACCAGCGCCGCGATCTCCGGCGGGCTGCTGGCGCTGATCGAGAATCAGGATCAGCTGGCCCGGCTGCAGGCCCATCCGGAGCTGATGGGTACCGCGGTCGAGGAGATGATCCGCTGGACCACCCCGGTCAAGGAGTTCATGCGTACCGCAACCGCCGACACCGAGGTGCGCGGCGTGCCCATCGCCGAGGGCGAGTCGGTGCTGCTGTCCTACGTCTCGGCCAACCGTGACGAGGACATCTTCGACAGACCGTTCCACTTCGACGTCGGCCGCGACCCGAACAAGCACCTGTCGTTCGGCTACGGCGTGCATTTCTGCCTCGGCGCGGCGCTGGCCCGGATGGAGATCAACAGCTTCTTCACCGAACTGCTGCCGCGGCTGGACTCCATCGAACTGGCCGGCGATCCGGAGTTCATCGCGACGATCTTCGTCGGCGGGCTCAAGCACCTGCCGATTCGCTACGCGCTGCGCTGA
- a CDS encoding carboxylesterase/lipase family protein, whose amino-acid sequence MPIRALGAVVILLLALACAGPSGPAPAPGDRSVVQTSAGALRGVDAPGHRFFGGIAYAAPPVGPLRLRPPQPAPGWDGVRDAGRPGPRCLQAPGPDPEFGRHSDEDCLFLNVWAPAVIDGPKAVMVWFHGGSFVNGNGAMFDAGWLVERGDIVVVTLNYRLGALGFLAHPALGAAGEVGNYGLADQQAALGWVRDNIAAFGGDPDRVTVAGESAGAMSVCDHLVAPGSQGLFHGAIIMSGPCQAQAALAHAQRVSLDYAAAAGCADPQTAAGCLREAAVDRLREPVFYARLGADELSGPVTGSAVLPVDPLTAAADGTTAPVPVLIGTTADEFTLFTALRQLRTGESIDAQRYPQALAEVFGPDAAAVAQRYPPARYDDPALAYSAALTDAVFACVADRLATDLGRNGPVYAYEFADRAAPVPEPLTTLPYRVGASHSLDVRYLFDVGGAPDLSAAQRELSHQMIDHWSGFVRTGSPGPDWPQRGLGQVMRLHPDGNQVVGDYARAHQCEFWAGLG is encoded by the coding sequence GTGCCGATACGTGCGCTGGGCGCGGTGGTGATCCTGCTGCTGGCCCTCGCCTGCGCCGGTCCGAGCGGGCCTGCGCCCGCCCCCGGGGATCGGTCCGTCGTGCAGACGTCCGCCGGCGCGCTACGCGGTGTCGACGCGCCGGGGCATCGATTCTTCGGCGGCATTGCCTATGCCGCCCCGCCGGTGGGGCCGCTACGGTTGCGGCCCCCGCAGCCGGCGCCGGGTTGGGACGGGGTGCGCGACGCCGGTCGGCCGGGGCCGCGGTGTCTGCAGGCGCCCGGCCCCGACCCGGAGTTCGGACGCCACAGCGATGAGGACTGCCTGTTCCTCAACGTATGGGCCCCCGCAGTGATCGACGGGCCCAAGGCAGTGATGGTCTGGTTTCACGGCGGCAGCTTCGTCAACGGCAACGGCGCGATGTTCGACGCGGGCTGGCTCGTCGAGCGCGGCGACATCGTGGTGGTCACGCTGAACTACCGGCTCGGGGCACTGGGATTCCTGGCCCATCCCGCGCTCGGTGCGGCCGGCGAGGTCGGCAACTACGGGCTGGCCGACCAGCAGGCCGCCCTGGGCTGGGTGCGCGACAACATTGCCGCATTCGGCGGCGACCCCGACCGGGTCACTGTGGCCGGCGAGTCCGCCGGGGCAATGTCGGTGTGCGACCACCTCGTCGCGCCCGGCTCCCAGGGGTTGTTCCACGGAGCCATCATCATGAGCGGTCCCTGTCAGGCGCAGGCCGCGTTGGCCCACGCACAGCGCGTCAGCCTCGACTACGCCGCCGCGGCCGGGTGCGCCGATCCACAGACCGCGGCGGGGTGTCTGCGCGAAGCCGCCGTCGACCGGCTGCGGGAGCCCGTCTTCTACGCCCGTCTCGGTGCCGATGAGCTGTCCGGCCCGGTGACCGGCTCGGCGGTGCTGCCGGTGGACCCGCTCACCGCCGCCGCCGACGGGACGACAGCGCCGGTGCCGGTGCTGATCGGTACCACCGCTGACGAGTTCACCCTGTTCACCGCGCTGCGCCAACTGCGCACCGGGGAGTCGATCGACGCCCAGCGGTATCCGCAGGCACTCGCCGAGGTGTTCGGCCCGGATGCGGCCGCGGTGGCGCAGCGCTACCCGCCGGCCCGCTACGACGACCCGGCGCTGGCCTATTCGGCGGCACTGACCGACGCGGTGTTCGCCTGCGTCGCCGACCGCCTGGCTACCGACCTAGGGCGCAACGGTCCGGTCTATGCCTACGAGTTCGCAGATCGCGCCGCGCCGGTCCCCGAACCGCTGACCACCCTGCCGTACCGGGTCGGCGCCAGCCACTCGCTGGACGTGCGTTACCTCTTCGACGTCGGCGGGGCGCCCGACCTCAGCGCGGCGCAACGGGAGCTCAGTCACCAGATGATCGACCACTGGTCCGGATTCGTACGCACCGGCTCGCCTGGGCCGGACTGGCCGCAGCGCGGTTTGGGCCAGGTCATGAGGCTGCATCCGGACGGCAACCAGGTGGTCGGCGACTACGCTCGGGCACACCAGTGCGAGTTCTGGGCCGGACTGGGCTGA
- the rpsJ gene encoding 30S ribosomal protein S10, with amino-acid sequence MAGQKIRIRLKAYDHEAIDASARKIVETVTRTGASVVGPVPLPTEKNVYCVIRSPHKYKDSREHFEMRTHKRLIDILDPTPKTVDALMRIDLPASVDVNIQ; translated from the coding sequence GTGGCGGGACAGAAGATCCGCATCAGGCTCAAGGCCTACGACCATGAGGCGATCGACGCCTCGGCGCGCAAGATCGTCGAGACCGTCACCCGGACGGGCGCCAGTGTGGTCGGCCCGGTGCCGCTGCCGACCGAGAAGAACGTGTACTGCGTCATCCGGTCTCCGCACAAGTACAAGGACTCGCGCGAGCACTTCGAGATGCGGACCCACAAGCGGCTGATCGACATCCTCGACCCGACGCCGAAGACGGTGGACGCTTTGATGCGCATCGACCTGCCGGCCAGCGTCGACGTCAACATCCAGTAG
- the rplC gene encoding 50S ribosomal protein L3 — protein MARKGILGTKLGMTQVFDENNKVVPVTVVKAGPNVVTRIRTAERDGYSAVQLAYGEISPRKVNKPLSGQYAAAGVNPRRHLAELRLDDNEDVAAQYEVGQELTAEIFADGSYVDVTGTSKGKGFAGTMKRHGFRGQGASHGAQAVHRRPGSIGGCATPGRVFKGTRMSGRMGNDRVTTQNLKVHKVDAENNVLLIKGAIPGRNGGLVMVRSAIKRGEKA, from the coding sequence ATGGCACGTAAAGGCATTTTGGGCACCAAGCTGGGCATGACGCAGGTGTTCGACGAGAACAACAAAGTCGTGCCGGTGACGGTCGTCAAGGCCGGGCCCAACGTCGTGACGCGCATCCGCACTGCGGAGCGCGACGGTTACAGCGCCGTGCAGCTCGCCTACGGCGAGATCAGCCCGCGCAAGGTGAACAAGCCGCTGTCGGGGCAGTATGCCGCCGCCGGGGTCAATCCGCGCCGCCACCTCGCCGAGTTGAGGCTCGACGACAACGAGGATGTGGCCGCCCAATACGAGGTCGGCCAGGAGCTGACGGCGGAGATCTTCGCCGACGGCAGCTACGTCGACGTGACCGGCACCAGCAAGGGCAAGGGCTTCGCCGGCACCATGAAGCGGCACGGCTTCCGCGGTCAAGGGGCGTCGCACGGCGCACAGGCCGTGCACCGCCGGCCCGGCTCGATCGGTGGCTGCGCCACCCCGGGCCGCGTCTTCAAGGGCACCCGCATGTCGGGCCGGATGGGCAATGACCGCGTGACCACCCAGAACCTCAAGGTGCACAAGGTCGACGCCGAGAACAACGTCCTGCTGATCAAAGGCGCGATCCCCGGACGCAACGGTGGACTGGTGATGGTCCGCAGCGCAATCAAGCGAGGCGAGAAGGCATGA
- the rplD gene encoding 50S ribosomal protein L4 produces MTLTIDVLTPAGKKDGSVELPAELFDVEPNIALMHQVVTAQLAAARQGTHSTKTRGEVRGGGKKPYRQKGTGRARQGSTRAPQFAGGGTVHGPKPRDYSERTPKKMIRAALRGALTDRARNGRIHAVTELVEGQTPSTKSAKAFLASLTDRKQVLVVVGRTDETSTLSVRNLPGVHVISPDQLNTYDVLKADDVVFSVEALNAYIEAGTKQEQEVTA; encoded by the coding sequence ATGACTCTCACAATTGATGTTCTGACCCCAGCCGGCAAGAAGGACGGATCGGTCGAGCTGCCTGCCGAGCTGTTCGACGTGGAGCCCAACATCGCGTTGATGCACCAGGTCGTCACCGCTCAGCTGGCGGCGGCCCGGCAGGGCACCCACTCGACCAAGACTCGCGGTGAGGTCCGCGGCGGCGGGAAGAAGCCGTACCGGCAGAAGGGCACCGGCCGCGCCCGTCAGGGTTCGACCCGGGCACCGCAGTTCGCCGGCGGCGGCACCGTGCACGGCCCCAAGCCGCGCGACTACAGCGAGCGGACTCCCAAGAAGATGATCCGTGCTGCGCTGCGCGGTGCGCTGACCGACCGGGCTCGCAACGGTCGCATCCATGCCGTCACCGAGCTGGTCGAGGGGCAGACGCCGTCGACCAAGAGCGCCAAGGCGTTCCTGGCCAGCCTCACGGATCGCAAGCAGGTCCTGGTGGTCGTCGGTCGCACCGACGAGACGAGCACCTTGAGTGTGCGCAATCTGCCGGGCGTGCATGTCATTTCGCCCGACCAGCTCAACACGTACGACGTGCTCAAGGCCGACGACGTGGTGTTCAGCGTCGAGGCCCTGAACGCCTATATCGAGGCGGGTACCAAGCAGGAGCAGGAGGTAACGGCGTAG
- the rplW gene encoding 50S ribosomal protein L23 has translation MATVTDPRDIILAPVISEKSYGLIEDNVYTFVVHPDSNKTQIKIAIEKIFKVKVASVNTANRQGKRKRTRTGYGKRKDTKRAIVTLAAGSKPIDLFGAPA, from the coding sequence ATGGCTACCGTGACCGATCCCCGCGACATCATCCTCGCGCCGGTGATCTCGGAGAAGTCCTACGGGCTCATCGAGGACAACGTCTACACGTTCGTCGTGCACCCGGACTCGAACAAGACGCAGATCAAGATCGCGATCGAGAAGATCTTCAAGGTCAAGGTCGCGTCGGTGAACACCGCCAATCGGCAGGGCAAGCGCAAGCGCACCCGTACCGGTTACGGCAAGCGCAAGGACACCAAGCGCGCCATCGTGACGCTGGCCGCCGGCAGCAAGCCCATCGATCTGTTCGGAGCGCCGGCCTGA
- the rplB gene encoding 50S ribosomal protein L2 has translation MAIRKYKPTTPGRRGSSVSDFSEITRDHPEKSLVRPLHGKGGRNAHGRITTRHKGGGHKRAYRVIDFRRHDKDGVNAKVAHIEYDPNRTANIALLHYLDGEKRYIIAPEGLKQGMIVESGANADIKPGNNLPLRNIPAGTVIHAVELRPGGGAKLARSAGVSIQLLGKEGAYASLRMPSGEIRRVDVRCRATVGEVGNAEQANINWGKAGRMRWKGKRPTVRGVVMNPVDHPHGGGEGKTSGGRHPVSPWGKPEGRTRKPNKPSDKLIVRRRRTGKKR, from the coding sequence ATGGCTATTCGTAAGTACAAGCCGACGACCCCCGGTCGCCGCGGCTCCAGCGTCTCCGATTTCTCCGAGATCACCCGTGATCACCCGGAGAAGTCGCTGGTTCGCCCGCTGCACGGCAAGGGCGGCCGCAACGCGCACGGCCGGATCACCACCCGGCACAAGGGCGGTGGCCACAAGCGTGCCTACCGGGTCATCGACTTTCGCCGGCACGACAAGGACGGCGTCAACGCCAAGGTCGCCCACATCGAATACGACCCGAACCGCACCGCAAACATCGCGCTGCTGCACTACCTCGACGGCGAGAAGCGCTACATCATCGCGCCCGAGGGACTCAAGCAGGGCATGATCGTCGAGTCCGGCGCCAACGCCGACATCAAGCCCGGCAACAACCTGCCGCTGCGCAACATCCCCGCCGGTACCGTGATCCACGCCGTGGAGCTGCGTCCCGGCGGCGGTGCGAAGCTGGCTCGCTCGGCCGGTGTCAGCATCCAGCTGCTCGGTAAGGAAGGCGCCTACGCGTCGCTGCGTATGCCGTCCGGCGAAATCCGCCGCGTCGACGTGCGCTGCCGCGCCACCGTGGGTGAGGTCGGCAACGCCGAACAGGCCAACATCAACTGGGGCAAGGCCGGCCGGATGCGCTGGAAGGGCAAGCGTCCCACCGTCCGCGGTGTCGTGATGAACCCGGTCGACCACCCGCACGGCGGTGGTGAGGGCAAGACCTCCGGTGGTCGGCACCCGGTCAGCCCGTGGGGCAAGCCCGAGGGCCGCACCCGCAAGCCCAACAAGCCGAGCGACAAGCTCATCGTCCGACGCCGGCGCACCGGCAAGAAGCGCTAG
- the rpsS gene encoding 30S ribosomal protein S19 produces MPRSLKKGPFVDDHLLKKVDVQNEKNTKQVIKTWSRRSTIIPDFIGHTFAVHDGRKHVPVFVTEAMVGHKLGEFAPTRTFKGHIKDDRKSKRR; encoded by the coding sequence ATGCCACGCAGTCTGAAGAAGGGTCCGTTCGTCGACGACCATCTGCTCAAGAAGGTCGACGTCCAGAACGAGAAGAACACCAAGCAGGTCATCAAGACCTGGTCTCGCCGGTCGACCATCATCCCGGATTTCATCGGTCACACGTTCGCCGTCCACGACGGACGCAAGCATGTCCCGGTGTTCGTCACCGAGGCGATGGTGGGGCACAAGCTGGGCGAGTTCGCTCCCACCCGCACCTTCAAGGGTCACATCAAGGATGACCGGAAGAGCAAGAGGCGCTAG
- the rpsC gene encoding 30S ribosomal protein S3, translated as MGQKINPHGFRLGITTDWKSRWYADKQYADYIKEDVAIRKLLATGLERAGIADVEIERTRDRVRVDIHTARPGIVIGRRGTEADRIRADLEKLTGKQVQLNILEVKNPESQAQLVAQGVAEQLSNRVAFRRAMRKAIQSAMRQPNVKGIRVQCSGRLGGAEMSRSEFYREGRVPLHTLRADIDYGLYEAKTTFGRIGVKVWIYKGDIVGGKRELAASAPAADRPRRERPSGTRPRRSGASGTTATSTDAGRAASGEAPAVAEATAGTEAAAGAAENTES; from the coding sequence GTGGGCCAGAAGATCAACCCGCACGGCTTCCGGCTCGGCATCACCACCGACTGGAAGTCCCGCTGGTACGCCGACAAGCAGTACGCGGACTACATCAAGGAAGATGTCGCGATCCGTAAGTTGCTGGCCACCGGCCTGGAGCGGGCCGGCATCGCCGACGTCGAGATCGAGCGCACCCGCGACCGGGTCCGGGTGGACATCCACACCGCGCGTCCGGGCATCGTGATCGGCCGGCGCGGCACCGAAGCCGACCGTATCCGCGCCGACCTGGAGAAGCTGACCGGCAAGCAGGTCCAGCTCAACATCCTCGAGGTCAAGAACCCCGAGAGCCAGGCCCAGCTGGTCGCCCAGGGTGTCGCCGAGCAGCTTTCCAATCGCGTGGCGTTCCGTCGCGCGATGCGCAAGGCCATCCAGTCGGCGATGCGCCAGCCCAACGTCAAGGGGATCCGGGTGCAGTGCTCGGGTCGCCTCGGCGGTGCTGAGATGAGCCGCTCGGAGTTCTACCGCGAAGGTCGGGTCCCGCTGCACACGCTGCGCGCGGACATCGACTACGGCCTCTACGAGGCGAAGACCACCTTCGGCCGCATCGGCGTGAAGGTCTGGATCTACAAGGGCGACATCGTCGGCGGCAAGCGCGAGCTGGCCGCCTCCGCACCCGCCGCGGACCGTCCGCGTCGCGAGCGTCCGTCGGGCACCCGGCCGCGTCGCAGCGGCGCCTCGGGCACCACGGCGACGAGCACCGACGCCGGTCGCGCGGCATCCGGCGAGGCCCCGGCCGTCGCCGAGGCCACCGCAGGAACCGAGGCGGCCGCAGGCGCCGCTGAGAATACGGAGAGCTAG
- the rplP gene encoding 50S ribosomal protein L16: MLIPRKVKHRKQHHPKQRGIASGGTSVSFGDYGIQALGHAYITNRQIESARIAINRHIKRGGKVWINIFPDRPLTKKPAETRMGSGKGSPEWWVANVKPGRVLFELSYPDEKIAREALTRAIHKLPIKARIVTREEQF; this comes from the coding sequence ATGCTGATTCCCCGGAAGGTCAAGCACCGCAAGCAACACCACCCCAAGCAGCGCGGCATCGCCAGCGGCGGGACCTCGGTGAGCTTCGGTGATTACGGCATCCAGGCCCTCGGCCACGCCTACATCACCAACCGGCAGATCGAGTCCGCGCGTATCGCCATCAACCGGCACATCAAGCGTGGCGGCAAGGTGTGGATCAACATCTTCCCGGACCGTCCGCTGACCAAGAAGCCCGCCGAGACCCGTATGGGTTCGGGTAAGGGTTCGCCGGAATGGTGGGTCGCCAACGTCAAGCCCGGTCGCGTGCTGTTCGAGCTGAGCTACCCCGACGAGAAGATCGCCAGGGAAGCGCTGACCCGCGCGATCCACAAGCTGCCGATCAAGGCACGCATCGTCACACGAGAGGAGCAGTTCTGA
- the rpmC gene encoding 50S ribosomal protein L29, whose amino-acid sequence MAVGTSPGELRELTDDELTDKLRESKEELFNLRFQMATGQLSNNRRLRVVRQEIARVYTVLRERELGLAAGPGGEDS is encoded by the coding sequence ATGGCAGTGGGCACCTCGCCCGGTGAACTGCGTGAGCTCACCGACGACGAACTGACCGACAAGCTGCGCGAGTCCAAGGAAGAGCTGTTCAACCTGCGCTTCCAGATGGCCACCGGTCAGCTTTCCAACAATCGCCGGCTGCGGGTCGTCCGGCAGGAGATCGCGCGGGTGTACACCGTGCTGCGCGAACGTGAGTTGGGTCTGGCCGCCGGACCCGGAGGTGAGGATTCGTAA
- the rpsQ gene encoding 30S ribosomal protein S17 translates to MADSDQKGPSYTPRTEKPRGRRKTAIGYVVSDKMQKTIVVELESRKSHPLYGKIIRTTTKVKAHDENEAAGVGDRVSLMETRPLSATKRWRLVEVLEKAK, encoded by the coding sequence ATGGCAGACAGCGATCAGAAGGGGCCGAGTTACACGCCCCGCACGGAAAAGCCGCGCGGCCGTCGCAAGACGGCGATCGGTTATGTCGTGTCGGACAAGATGCAGAAGACCATCGTGGTCGAGCTGGAGTCCCGTAAGAGCCACCCGCTCTACGGCAAGATCATCCGCACCACAACCAAGGTCAAGGCCCACGACGAGAACGAGGCAGCCGGTGTCGGCGACCGCGTGTCGTTGATGGAGACCCGTCCGTTGTCGGCCACCAAGCGCTGGCGGCTGGTCGAGGTCCTGGAAAAGGCCAAGTAG